One window from the genome of Amycolatopsis sp. NBC_01480 encodes:
- a CDS encoding GNAT family N-acetyltransferase, with the protein MSTLFSAAGPDLTAAQLYAVLRLRCDVFVVEQECAYPEVDGRDLLPGTRHLWISDSDDGVDAYLRVLAEPGGVGRIGRVVTAKSARSRGLAGELMAAALDGAPGEFVLDAQTYAQGLYARFGFVAEGEEFLDDGIPHITMRRPAEVG; encoded by the coding sequence GTGAGCACCCTGTTTTCCGCGGCCGGTCCCGACCTCACCGCCGCCCAGCTGTACGCCGTCCTCCGCCTGCGCTGCGACGTGTTCGTGGTCGAGCAGGAATGCGCGTACCCCGAGGTGGACGGCCGTGACCTGCTGCCCGGCACCCGGCATCTGTGGATCTCCGACAGCGACGACGGTGTGGACGCGTACCTGCGGGTCCTCGCCGAGCCCGGCGGCGTCGGCCGGATCGGGCGGGTGGTGACGGCGAAGTCCGCCCGCAGCCGTGGCCTCGCGGGCGAGCTGATGGCCGCCGCGCTCGACGGCGCTCCCGGCGAGTTCGTGCTGGACGCCCAGACGTACGCCCAAGGCCTGTACGCCCGCTTCGGTTTTGTGGCCGAGGGCGAGGAATTCCTCGACGACGGCATCCCGCACATCACCATGCGCCGCCCCGCAGAAGTCGGGTAG